Proteins from one Primulina huaijiensis isolate GDHJ02 chromosome 18, ASM1229523v2, whole genome shotgun sequence genomic window:
- the LOC140965121 gene encoding uncharacterized protein yields the protein MAFYVPFNDRNLEISFFMLKPTGECADDIIDVLKQVSLYTTSLGCIQSSILKSIHGNLIIWNGAWIKRSKENKILLSAALLSMLSSLANMATLMDHSFFNSYTGESRDGSPAVRYYTGDIVSLSSASLVAANESNENSVAYACLAMFKDRFRKMVGANCGVCLRSHILPRIACLFVWDSLQSCYSYILKTDYRKAILPYLDGFSLDIKYDVFRVVYVSGHS from the exons ATGGCTTTTTATGTGCCGTTCAACGATAGGAATTTGGAGATAAGTTTCTTCATGTTGAAGCCAACAGGCGAATGTGCCGATGATATTATTGATGTTCTAAAGCAAGTTTCTTTATACACTACAAGCCTTGGCTGCATTCAAAGTTCTATATTGAAAAGTATTCATGGAAACTTG ATAATATGGAATGGGGCATGGATCAAAAGGTCTAAAGAGAACAAAATATTGCTTAGTGCCGCTCTC CTTTCCATGCTATCGAGTTTGGCAAACATGGCCACCTTAATGGACCACAGCTTCTTTAACTCATACACAGGGGAATCACGAGACGGCTCACCGGCCGTGAGATACTACACCGGAGACATAGTCTCCCTCAGCTCAGCTTCCCTCGTGGCCGCCAACGAATCGAACGAAAATTCGGTGGCGTACGCATGCTTAGCCATGTTCAAAGATCGTTTCCGCAAGATGGTGGGTGCGAATTGTGGGGTTTGCTTGAGATCTCATATCTTGCCAAGAATTGCATGCCTTTTCGTGTGGGATTCTCTGCAGAGTTGCTACTCATACATTCTGAAGACGGATTATAGAAAGGCCATTCTTCCTTATCTTGACGGTTTCTCTCTTGACATTAAGTACGATGTCTTCCGAGTCGTGTACGTCAGTGGACACTCTTAG
- the LOC140965123 gene encoding DEAD-box ATP-dependent RNA helicase 1 isoform X1, with the protein MEEESVTKKRKKESLSVLPWMRDPVYIGLSDSYPLDSIPFLDHRLVEALNNMGFSSLFPVQVAVWHETIGPGFFERDLCINSPTGSGKTLAYALPIVQKLSTRIIKCLRALVVLPSRDLAIQVKGIFDALAPSVGLSVGLAVGQSSIADEISVLIQKPQLDFGLSFDSEDLTPELRSGVDILVATPGRLMDHINNTKGFTLEHLCYLVVDETDRLLREAYQFWLPTVLKLAYSSNRCPYPLSDTVRLPTFGSLRTIRQFGVERGFKGRPHPRLMKMVLSATLTQDPSKLVQLDLHHPLFLTSGPNRYHLPEQLKSFKVICKPKLKPCYLLALLESFQGQKCIVFTSSVESTHRLCILLNFFGDLQIKIKEYSRLQRQSIRSKTLKAFREGEIQVLIASDAMTRGMDVEGVNNVINYDMPAYTKTYVHRAGRTARAGQTGRCFTLLQKDEVKRFRSVLQKADNESCPIYSVPSESVESYQSHYSLALEKLKETVEAEKHHKRKTCTEPRAVIKKKRMLA; encoded by the exons ATGGAGGAGGAATCCGTGACAAAGAAAAGGAAGAAGGAAAGTTTGTCGGTGTTGCCATGGATGAGAGACCCAGTTTATATTGGTCTATCTGATTCATACCCACTCGACTCCATCCCTTTTCTCGACCACAG GTTAGTGGAGGCTTTGAATAACATGGGCTTCTCTTCCCTCTTTCCCGTGCAAGTAGCAGTTTGGCACGAGACCATTGGACCTGGTTTTTTTGAGAGAGATCTTTGTATAAATTCGCCTACAGGAAGTGGGAAGACTCTTGCTTATGCTTTACCCATTGTGCAAAAATTGTCCACTCGTATAATTAAATGCCTTCGAGCTTTGGTAGTTCTACCCAGTCGTGATTTGGCAATACAG GTCAAAGGCATATTTGATGCTTTGGCTCCTTCCGTGGGCTTGTCGGTGGGTTTGGCTGTTGGACAATCCTCTATTGCTGATGAGATCTCAGTGCTGATCCAGAAACCCCAACTGGACTTTGGGTTATCCTTTGATTCTGAAGATTTAACTCCGGAGTTGAGAAGTGGAGTGGACATACTGGTCGCAACCCCTGGAAGACTGATGGATCATATTAACAATACTAAGGGCTTTACACTCGAACATCTCTGTTATCTT GTGGTTGACGAAACAGATCGGTTACTAAGGGAGGCCTATCAATTCTGGCTGCCTACTGTTCTTAAATTGGCCTACTCTTCAAATCGATGCCCCTATCCCTTGTCGGACACCGTTCGACTTCCCACTTTTGGTTCATTGAGGACCATCAGACAATT TGGTGTTGAGAGGGGTTTTAAGGGCAGGCCCCATCCAAGGCTCATGAAGATGGTTCTATCTGCCACATTAACCCAGGATCCAAGTAAGCTTGTGCAGCTTGATCTTCACCATCCTTTGTTCTTAACGAGTGGACCAAACCGATACCATCTTCCCGAACAGCTAAAATCATTTAAAGTG ATTTGTAAGCCAAAGCTCAAACCATGTTACCTACTTGCACTTTTGGAAAGTTTTCAAGGGCAAAAATGTATTGTTTTCACCTCATCTGTTGAGTCAACTCACAGGCTCTGCATCTTACTGAACTTCTTTGGTGACCTCCAAATAAAGATCAAAGAGTATTCTCGTCTTCAACGACAATCCATAAGGAG CAAGACGTTGAAGGCATTCAGAGAAGGAGAAATTCAGGTACTTATAGCCTCAGATGCAATGACTCGTGGAATGGATGTTGAAGGTGTTAATAATGTAATCAATTATGATATGCCTGCCTATACTAAGACCTATGTTCACCGGGCTGGTCGAACTGCAAGAGCCGGGCAAACAGGGCGTTGCTTCACACTCCTGCAGAAAGATGAG GTTAAACGATTCAGAAGTGTTCTGCAGAAGGCTGACAATGAATCTTGTCCAATTTATTCAGTTCCATCCGAATCTGTAGAGTCATATCAGTCACATTACAGTTTAG CTTTGGAGAAATTGAAAGAGACTGTCGAAGCCGAAAAACACCACAAACGCAAGACATGCACGGAACCTCGTGCTGTTATAAAAAAGAAACGGATGCTTGCTTGA
- the LOC140965123 gene encoding DEAD-box ATP-dependent RNA helicase 1 isoform X2 translates to MGFSSLFPVQVAVWHETIGPGFFERDLCINSPTGSGKTLAYALPIVQKLSTRIIKCLRALVVLPSRDLAIQVKGIFDALAPSVGLSVGLAVGQSSIADEISVLIQKPQLDFGLSFDSEDLTPELRSGVDILVATPGRLMDHINNTKGFTLEHLCYLVVDETDRLLREAYQFWLPTVLKLAYSSNRCPYPLSDTVRLPTFGSLRTIRQFGVERGFKGRPHPRLMKMVLSATLTQDPSKLVQLDLHHPLFLTSGPNRYHLPEQLKSFKVICKPKLKPCYLLALLESFQGQKCIVFTSSVESTHRLCILLNFFGDLQIKIKEYSRLQRQSIRSKTLKAFREGEIQVLIASDAMTRGMDVEGVNNVINYDMPAYTKTYVHRAGRTARAGQTGRCFTLLQKDEVKRFRSVLQKADNESCPIYSVPSESVESYQSHYSLALEKLKETVEAEKHHKRKTCTEPRAVIKKKRMLA, encoded by the exons ATGGGCTTCTCTTCCCTCTTTCCCGTGCAAGTAGCAGTTTGGCACGAGACCATTGGACCTGGTTTTTTTGAGAGAGATCTTTGTATAAATTCGCCTACAGGAAGTGGGAAGACTCTTGCTTATGCTTTACCCATTGTGCAAAAATTGTCCACTCGTATAATTAAATGCCTTCGAGCTTTGGTAGTTCTACCCAGTCGTGATTTGGCAATACAG GTCAAAGGCATATTTGATGCTTTGGCTCCTTCCGTGGGCTTGTCGGTGGGTTTGGCTGTTGGACAATCCTCTATTGCTGATGAGATCTCAGTGCTGATCCAGAAACCCCAACTGGACTTTGGGTTATCCTTTGATTCTGAAGATTTAACTCCGGAGTTGAGAAGTGGAGTGGACATACTGGTCGCAACCCCTGGAAGACTGATGGATCATATTAACAATACTAAGGGCTTTACACTCGAACATCTCTGTTATCTT GTGGTTGACGAAACAGATCGGTTACTAAGGGAGGCCTATCAATTCTGGCTGCCTACTGTTCTTAAATTGGCCTACTCTTCAAATCGATGCCCCTATCCCTTGTCGGACACCGTTCGACTTCCCACTTTTGGTTCATTGAGGACCATCAGACAATT TGGTGTTGAGAGGGGTTTTAAGGGCAGGCCCCATCCAAGGCTCATGAAGATGGTTCTATCTGCCACATTAACCCAGGATCCAAGTAAGCTTGTGCAGCTTGATCTTCACCATCCTTTGTTCTTAACGAGTGGACCAAACCGATACCATCTTCCCGAACAGCTAAAATCATTTAAAGTG ATTTGTAAGCCAAAGCTCAAACCATGTTACCTACTTGCACTTTTGGAAAGTTTTCAAGGGCAAAAATGTATTGTTTTCACCTCATCTGTTGAGTCAACTCACAGGCTCTGCATCTTACTGAACTTCTTTGGTGACCTCCAAATAAAGATCAAAGAGTATTCTCGTCTTCAACGACAATCCATAAGGAG CAAGACGTTGAAGGCATTCAGAGAAGGAGAAATTCAGGTACTTATAGCCTCAGATGCAATGACTCGTGGAATGGATGTTGAAGGTGTTAATAATGTAATCAATTATGATATGCCTGCCTATACTAAGACCTATGTTCACCGGGCTGGTCGAACTGCAAGAGCCGGGCAAACAGGGCGTTGCTTCACACTCCTGCAGAAAGATGAG GTTAAACGATTCAGAAGTGTTCTGCAGAAGGCTGACAATGAATCTTGTCCAATTTATTCAGTTCCATCCGAATCTGTAGAGTCATATCAGTCACATTACAGTTTAG CTTTGGAGAAATTGAAAGAGACTGTCGAAGCCGAAAAACACCACAAACGCAAGACATGCACGGAACCTCGTGCTGTTATAAAAAAGAAACGGATGCTTGCTTGA
- the LOC140964446 gene encoding putative ALA-interacting subunit 2, with product MEMEEVSSFTPIGNETDPGSSRQGRSKVVYQFTQQNLPACKPVLTPQWVISILFVVGVIFIPVGLVFLHASQSVVELVYRYDTECVPEPFRSNKLAYIKDISISKNCSKYLKIHKHMKAPIYIYYQLDNYYQNHRRYVKSRSDQQLLHGLKYKDLRSCAPEDTHHGLPIVPCGLIAWSVFNDSYTLFRGTDELKVNRKNIAWKSDREHKFGKEVYPFNFQNRSLIGGSNLDTNIPLSDQEDLIVWMRTAALPTFRKLYGKIEEDLDADDTILVQLLNNYNTYSFSGSKKLVLSTSSWLGGRNNFLGMAYISIGICFIFVAVVFLLIHVKFPRPYGDTTNLSWNWSPMSS from the exons ATGGAAATGGAAGAAGTCAGCTCCTTCACACCTATTGGAAACGAAACTGATCCAGGATCATCCAGACAAGGCCGCTCTAAAG TCGTGTACCAGTTTACTCAGCAAAATCTTCCGGCTTGTAAACCTGTCTTAACGCCTCAATGG GTTATTTCAATATTGTTTGTGGTTGGAGTAATCTTCATTCCAGTTGGGCTCGTTTTTCTCCATGCTTCACAAAGT GTTGTTGAATTAGTGTACAGATATGATACTGAATGCGTGCCAGAACCATTCAGAAGCAATAAATTGGCATACATCAAAGATATTTCGATTTCCAAAAATTGCTCCAAGTACCTGAAG ATTCACAAGCATATGAAAGCTCCAATATACATCTACTACCAGCTTGATAACTACTACCAGAACCATAGACG GTATGTTAAGAGTCGAAGCGATCAACAGCTCTTGCATGGACTTAAGTACAAAGATTTGAGATCATGCGCACCTGAAGATACTCACCATGGTCTCCCGATTGTCCCTTGTGGTCTGATAGCTTGGAGTGTATTTAATGACTCATACACTTTATTCCGTGGGACAGATGAATTGAAAGTTAACAGGAAGAACATTGCATGGAAGAGTGACCGTGAACATAAATTTGGGAAGGAAGTTTATCCCTTCAATTTTCAAAACAGGTCTCTGATCGGTGGttcaaatcttgatacaaaCATTCCA CTAAGTGATCAAGAGGATCTCATTGTATGGATGCGTACTGCTGCTCTCCCCACTTTTCGGAAGTTGTATGGAAAAATTGAGGAGGACTTGGATGCCGATGATACCATTTTAGTTCAACTTTTGAACAATTACAACACCTACAGTTTCAGCGGGAGCAAAAAGCTTGTTCTCTCAACATCGAGTTGGCTGGGCGGCCGTAATAATTTTCTGGGGATGGCCTACATATCAATTGGCATTTGCTTTATATTCGTCGCTGTTGTCTTTTTGTTGATTCATGTCAAATTTCCAAG GCCTTATGGTGATACAACTAATTTATCCTGGAATTGGAGCCCGATGTCTAGTTGA